The Telopea speciosissima isolate NSW1024214 ecotype Mountain lineage chromosome 11, Tspe_v1, whole genome shotgun sequence genome includes the window ACCATACAACTAATATAATACTGTGTACTATTCTAATGAATAAATAACACATATTTGTCTTGTGATTTGGATAACCATTATCGTATGTTTCATGATCACTATCTAATGATATAATAATGATTAGTTATGTTGCGTAGCTTGCATCACTTGTATTCACTAGCAATTTTTCATGTATTTCTAGGGAGACGAACTCTGCAGGCCTTGCCAATGGTAATTAAGACAGTTTGACTTCATTCGCTTGATTTCTGTAATGAGGACGTCTCGTGCTCCTCTTGTCTAATCTTGCAATAATGATttcgtttaccaaaaaataaaataatgattagtttattttttgtccattttatacaatgataataaaaaatacTTTTATACCGTACAATAGCGTCAACATACAAGTAGGATGGTAGAGACTGTGGTTTTTATAGAATAGGGATCCATAAAGAATAACATATCAACTTTTCAACTTTTACGTGCAGGTACGGCTCCCCGGTGCGCGGCTACGCGAAGGTGGAGAGAATGGGGTTATGGGTCTTTTTCACTTGTTTGGAATCCAAAGAAGATGCTTCTTCTTAGTGGTGGGGCCCATTATTTCCACCACCATTCcccaaaacaagaaacaaagtcGGTCGGGGTTCTCGCTATCAATGAATGCTTCTACTTTTTCACTGATGTATATTTCTCCAACgttggagaaagagagagggttttttttttttttttttttttttttaaattttaaaaaatggcGATTTAAGGCGTTACAGCCTAAACGGGATTCTGGGTCTAGCACTCTAGCCactgtcctctctctctctctgggaaGATTGAGATTCGCTGGAGTTCCTGAGCTTTGAAGCTGGTGGTTCCCAAGCAGGATAAGATAGACGGAGATAACTCTGTTTTTTCTGTAATTATTGAAGTTAGTTCATTTCTTATAACTTGATTTCATCTAGAAAAGGTGGACTATATTATACATTCGTTACAGAGATCCGATTTCAGCGACCTGGATGATAATTCCGTCTTCCGATCTTTCTGGAGATTTATTTTTGAGTCAGGttcgtcaatttttttttcctgttcctaattttcatttgtttcattTGAATAGATGGAGCaggttttccttgttttttgttgaattttcaCTGTTTTGAAGGAATTTATGTAATGATGATGGGTTTGCTCGTCGTTTGTTGATGTTCATTTCACTGTTTcgattttttattaaaatttcaagtaaagtttcttttttttttctctttaaattgtGAAGTTGTAATTTGGCTGCTCAGTTTTTAAGTTGTCAGTATCAAAATCTAATCTGGATCTTGTTTGATGTTTAATTTTCATGAAGATTCTCAACTTGATTTTTGATTTGGGTAgcaacaatcccccccccccctttgtggGCACGCAACTTTCATAATTCGCAATGGATTCCGTTTGTCTgctatttattttttgagtaaATGTTGTATGGATGATAGTTTCCCACCCCCTCCTAGTTTTCCTTGGTACACCTGGGAGACTGAAAGGTGTTCTTGTCGTCCTGAAAATCTTTCCACTGTTCTCTGTCACTTAACTGGACTGGTTTAGTTTCTGCAGTTTATAATCAAACACTGGAGTCAAGATGAGGACATTAGTTCAAGCTGTCCGAGAAGTTCGGACTGCTTTGAGGCTTCAAGAAGGTGGCAGTTTCCTTAGTGCTATGGGGAGAAGGCAAAAATCTTTGGTTAATCCAGTTCCTGTCACTGTATATGAGACCCTACACAATGATGAAATTGATAGATACAAGCGTCACATTATGATCTCAAGAGCCCTGCACACCCCTGCTGCCAATTACACTACTGGTACTGTAGGTCTTTTCTTTCGACCTCAACCTACTCTCATATTAGTTGTGATTGGCGAATTGTGGTGTCATATACTTCCCATAATTGGTTGTGTGTTCTGTATCAATTCTTGGTTTTTCTGGTTTATTAGCAGGTGCCGGAAGAGCAGGTCCTCTTGTGGAGTATTATCGAAGAATTGCCGCACAGGAACTTGTAGATGGTGATCACTGCCAggtatttttcaattttcacaaCCAAGCAATCCATATTTGAATTTAagtatttttttaaagttttttatttGCATGTAAATgcctttaaaagaaaaaataggcaAGACACTCTATCACTTATTCTGTAGTATTTTCAGACGACAGACTTAGAATAGGTGTACATTATCAATTCAGACAGTCCAATTGATGGGCAATGCTGGAATAGCTTCAATTCACAGCTAAGAAAACAAATAACTTAAATGAGTTTCCCCTGACTGGCCAGTTGGGACAGTTTCCCTATTGTGTCTCCCGAAATCAGACAGGTGGTCAAATGATTATGACCCAGTTACTTGATAATTTCAGACTAGGACAACCCATCAATTAGATGATCTATAGCAAATGGGGTAATGAATGGATGTCTCAAGCTGTCTGTACGATTTACTAAATTGTCCAGGCTTCATGTCTGTCCTTGCCTCTTAACTATTTCCACTACTCTTATTGGAATATATCCATGGGTACATTTTCAGGTTGTCACCTTAAAAGAACTTCAAAGACTGTATGACGAACTTGTTCAGTATGCGGATGCCTGTCGATTGGATCGTTATACAACCTCTGATAAAGCTGGGaggtaaatttttttatttatgttttgcCTTTCAAGACCCACTGGCTGATATACTGGACCATGTCTTTTCTACTGAGGCCACCAATAGTTATATTGGGTTTTCTTTCAGATTTCTTTCGACATCTATGGTATAACTTAATGGCTTTGTTGTTCTGCCCTCGTTCAGGAGTAGGTGGTTGTGGTCCCGTTTCATCCCACAGTATTCTTACTCACCTGTCAAGGGACTTTACCTCTATGGAGGAGTGGGCACCGGAAAAACTATGCTCATGGATTTGTTTTTCGACCAATTGTAAGTCTCGTGTATAGTTTTGTACATTTGCAGTTTAATATTCCTACTTCATAAAGTCCTCATGTAAATCAAATTGGAGATGGAAGGAAAATGGGATCATGCCCTAGATGATTTGATTAAATCGAatcatgatttttattttaaaaaaaaaaaagaaggaaaagattcTAAGGAAAAGATTCTAAACTAATTGGGACATTATCTCTGAATCTTAAATAGTCTCACTAAATAGAACTAGCAGCTCCAGAAAAAGCCTGATGGGTTTCTAATGGTCTAGGTGACTGGGATCAGAAACTCAATTGAAACCAGAATGGTAATGAAGAAGACAAAGGATCAGATTGTAGAAAATTTGAATGACTTGAAATCAAAGAATCAGATATAGTCCAAAAACTGGTCAAATATTCTATTCAGGTAAAAGAACAGAATACCAAAACCTGGAGTCAATCCAATTTTATGAGCCTAAGTTACAGAAGAATCCTACTTGAGATAGGACTTTCCAAACAAAGAATCGGTCAGTGCTTGGAGTGATTTCAGGACAGAAAACAGATTTACTCAGATCAAGTAATAACAGTTAGGAGATTTCAGAATAATATCAGAATAGTAATCTGAGTGattctgccaaaaaaaaaaccaataaaagctccgtttgtttcaatgtaaaatttacaacaaaaattttCCATGGGAATTTTTTACATGGAAAAAGCGTActagtaaaattttacattttgaaaaaatttccaatgtttgtttccaAGAGATAAAATATGATGTAAATGTCAttgtaaaatttttcatttattgTTTGCCATTTATTTTTCATGgtgaaattatttaaaataatggCATAAGATACCATTATAACAAATTTGAATTAGGCAGCCAATATTATATGTTTGTAAGAACCAGGTATTGACATAGGACCCACATGATTCCgtctttgattttaattttgcCAATGGTCAGGTTGATAACCATTCATCATGTATTCTAATTTACTAATCCATAGATAGAGAAACTCACTTCTTATTTATTAGTTAACTATAATTTCTGTCTTTCCATGTAAACTTTTATTAAATACTATAATCATCAATTGTTGCTGAGGCTTATAACACACATATGAGACATACAATCTCAAGGGCAAAGAGGGGTCTCTCAGAGAAACAGTGCCACCAATTTGAGTGGCCCATTCGATAGAGTAGCTCTGGTATTGATGCAACCCGATTTCTTAATCCACATTGATTATGACCCATTTAGTAGGCTCTGGTATGAATTTATACAACCCACAAAGTACATAGGTGAGTCAAACTTGCCACAGGTGACAAATTTACCATTTACAGTTTACCACTAAACATAGCTCCAAGGAGGGAGGATATATATCAGTCCTGATACGATTGCACATTATTAGCCATGAGAATGAGATCTCTAGTGTCCCATCACTGGTTAGAATTGAATCAGAAAAAGATCACCTTCATCTCTAGAAGTCTCttatttaaaacttaaaatgaaATAGGACAATTGTATAACAATCTTACAGATAGAGTAGGGAAGTGAAAAAATAAACCCAATTGCATACATCTCAGGCTATGGATGAGCGTCTGTACAGTTCCGTGTTTGGCTTTGCTTGACACCCATGACCCAACTGAATCATTTGCCTTGCAAGTACATAGAGATAAAACAAGTGTAATGTTCCACAGAAATCTGTAAAAGATGTGTTCAAGTGCTTTCATGCCATGGATATCACATTCTATATAACAGAACAATAACACGAATCACCCAAAAGTCATCTCTAACAAGTGATTCAGTAGTTTTGGAagagttgtcacaccccaattCCTAATTCCTCGGTAatgtgactaggatgcttaATGCCATCCTAATCTACCACCAGGATCTCAAATGCAGTAACTTAACCTCACAATCAACCATTGAGAATCATAATAAATCAGAGACAGCGGGAGATGTAGACATATAATACTACTGATTCTCATAACAGggaagagagcttgtactaaccccatagccaagtttgtttcctatgatgctcccTTTTAAGGGTTAACGCACGGCCCAGcaagaaaaccaaaactcaACAGGGGCGCCAACGGTAAatcagctcgaccaccgggagagagtggtctacgatcagcagCAAGAAAAGGTTGGTCGTAGATCACTAACGCGCAACGGTGCTCGTAGATCAGCTTACTAATAATTGGGCACAGAAGCCTTGTCTTTGTTGTTCTggtgatcgtagaccaccctaGGGGCGAAGGCTCGCCTTGTTTTGGCTTGTGCTTTTATATAGGGGTAAGGCTTTTCTTCGCTTCTTCGCTTCCTCCGACTTCTTTAGCCACTTCCGCATCTGTCGTATTCGAGAGAGCTTGCTTCGTGGCAGAGCATTTAGCAATGCTAGCCTGGTGAGTGCTGGCTGTCTGGGGACAGGTGTTGGCAAGGCCTGcttctcctacaggtattgcctACTCTACTGCTAttgtttcttcttccattcccaaaaatgtcactaaggctatgtctgacccaaactGGAAGGaggccatgtctgaggaaatgatggctcttgagaagagtGGTACTTGGACTCTTATTGACCTTCCTAGGGGGAGAGTTCCAATCGGATGCATGTGGGTCTATACAATTAAGTATCGATCAGATGGTACTGTAGAAAGATATAAGGCtaggttggtggccaaagggtacagtcaggtgtatggcattgaatACCAAGAAACATTGCTCCTGTGGCCAAACACAACTCAATCAGAGTTCTTCCATTAGTGGCAGCCCATAGAGACTGGCCGTTGTATCAATTAGATATAAGAATACGTTTCTCCATGGTAAtctagaagaagaagtgtattTGCAACCTTCACCTGGTTTCAAGTTTTCCTTAGTAGAAAGGAAAGTGTGCCACCTAAAAAAGGCActttatggcctcaagcagtctcctaaggcctagTTTGAGCGATTTAGGCAAGCCATTCTAaggaatgggtattcccagagtcaggttgatcacactttgtttatccgGTGAGGAAATGGTATGATCACAgctcttattgtttatgttgatgacattatggTAAGTGGGAATTACCAAGCCGAGATAAGTAGATTGAAGTCATATTTGgcccaacagtttgagattaaagatcttggaCTCTTAAAgaatttcttgggaattgaagtgtcaagatCAAAGAAAGGAATccatatttaccaaaaaaaagtttgtaCTGGACCTATTGAAGGAAGCATAATGCTAGGGTGTAAACCAACAAACTCCCCAATTGATCAAAACCACAAACTTAGTGAAGATTGTGGCTCTCCTCTTATTGATGTAGGCAGGTACCAAAGATTGGTTGGAAAATTGATCTATCTCTCTTTGACTCGGTCAGATATCACTTATACACTTGGAGTgatgagccaatttatgcatgcccccaagagtgggcacttggatgttgtttaTCGCATTATCAGGTACTTGAAATCTTCTCCAGGAAAAGGACTTCTATATGCCAGTCACAATCACTTTTGGGTAGAaggctacactgatgctgattgggttggttctATTTCGGATAGACGATCTACATCAGGTTATTGTATTTTTGTAGATGGTAATCTAGTCAGATGGAGGAGTAAAAAACAGCCGGTTGTAGCCAGGTCTAGTGCAAAGGCGGAATTTAGAGTCGTGGCTTATGGAGTGTGTACTCATATCGTTGAAGCGGTCAGTTTaagagttgggatttgacaTTGATGGACCCATTTGGCTCTTTTGTGATAATAAGGCTACTACaagtattgctcataatcccATGCAACATGACCGAATGAAGCACACTGAGGTcgataggcacttcatcaaagagaagttggatttAGGTTGCATTTGTAtgccttttgtgaagacaggtgttCAAGTGGCAGATATCTTTGCCAAAGGTCTCATCCCTAACTAGTTCAATACCCTTCTGTGCAAGCTgagaatgtatgacatttattctccagcttgaaggggGGGGTGTTAGAGTTAATATATTAGGGGTACTTCTGTCACTAGTTTATTGTAAGTCATATTTAGttgtaatttttctcttttgttattttttatcttttacctccctagggaggcatatgtaattcCGAGAATATTAGTAATGAATCAAATAAGTGAGAGAAGCTCTCAAGCTACTCCCctcggtttcttcttcttcccagctgCTATTCCTTGTTCCTTTGGTTGAATCAATACATAGCTAGTTTCTAACTATATCAAGGTAGCGAAAGCCAGCTTTATTCAATAGCAAAATCGTGGGTAGGGTTTACCCTTTTACATTCTTTTATAGAGTTGAGTGTTTCAGTTTCAAACTCTATGTAAGAACCATATGTTATGAAGGAAACCAAAAGccagaaggaaaaaagaaactcTCTAAACTGTGGGGTTGGTATTGTAGGGTATTACATAAGTGACTTTGTAGTATTCTACTTAAAGAAGTAGCTATCAAAACAACTAGATAAAACTCCTAAAGTAGCCcctgattctgatttttaagtgAACCAGGAAAAAAAACCAAGCATGGGAATGGGATTGGTCTGAACCTAAACAACTGGTTCAGTGAAGAACCGTGAAGCTGAGTTACTGAGTCAGGTTCTTCTTCCTTAGTTGGCATATTTAAAGTACCTTCTTGTTGCTGATCTACATCATAGCCCCATCTGAATCACCCAAAAAATTCATTTCTTGTTTATTCGTAATGAATGCTGAAAAACACGAGTGGCAGGAGAGCCATGGTCAATCTACTGCTTGGcattatggattttgtcacccctCTTTTCTCTAGATTGTTTGATGCACTGCAATTATCCATGGGATATGAAACAAGAAGCACTTGCAATATATTTAATAAAtttgtttcattattttattctgtttctGTTCAATTTTTCTGTTTAATATATTTCTGTTCAGTTTGCTGGGAATTGTAACTCCTAACACTTATCTCCCATTGGTTCAGGCCATCTAACTGGAGGAAGAAACGAACCCATTTCCATGACTTTATGTTGAATGTTCATAGCCGTTTACAAGTAAGAATGTAAACATGTATGTTTTTCCTTGTCAAGTCAACAGTAACCTATGTACTACAGTGGTTAGAAAATGATATATGCCTTTGAAGAGATTGTaaatgtccttcacactacaCAATACACATTTTTCATTGGATGGACAGGTTCTTGAAAGGATGATAGACTGAAACTCGTACAAGTTAGTGGTAGGATTCATAACTGTTCAATGTCTTTCTTTTCGTTAGACCCTTTAACCATGTTATATAAGCTGTCCAATTTTCTGTGATGTGGTTTATGGTAGCTGACTATTGTGGTCTGTAGTTATGGATCCATCCAATAGTTTAACCGTCAATGTATTCCAAGATGGGGTACATAGGCTGGTTAAACATTATATAGTATCTTTCAAAAGATGCAAAAATTTCTGTTATTGTGCCATTCATGGAGCTCTGCTTTGCATTCGTTGTTTGTGCCAATTTTTATGCTTCTCTTGCAGAACTCATACAGTAGTTCATTCTGCATATACTGCTATAGGTTTAACTTGGCACAATGGATGTAATTGCAGAGGCACAAGGGTGTCGCTGACCCACTTGAAGTTGTTGCAGGAGAGATATCAGATGAGTCAATATTATTATGTCTTGACGAATTTATGGTAGGTTAGAAATAGCTCtgtatcatatttttttttgataatcaCGGTAGCTTCTGTTTTTCTGATAACTTGTAATAGCTTTGTATTCTGTTTAGTTCTTACTACTTGTGATTTCTTATAGGTTACTGATGTTGCTGATGCATTGATATTAAACCGCCTCTTTAGATATCTATACAGCAACGGCATTGTAAGTATTTTGGTTCTCATCAGatctttatttttcaattttccttATGCAAAATGAATCTGTTGGATCTTCTACTTGAAGACTAAGTATCCCATCTGTGGACAACTTTTGTAATGGTGTGGATCATAGATTCTTGTTTCTACTTCGAATCGTGCTCCAGATAACCTGTATGAAGGTGGCTTGCAGAGAGATCTTTTCTTACCATTCATTGCCACGCTGAAGGTAATCAAACAGacatttttttcctctttctggCAATTGATGGATGCTAAGTCATCATTATTATATACCATTCAATCATACTTTGGACCACATATTGCTGGATCCTTTGATTCCTCTTTCCTGGTTTCCTTTCTCTGCTTCTTCAAAGATCTTAGCCTAACTCTGATTGCTTTTTCACTGCAGGAAAGATGTGCAGTTCACGAAATTGGTTCTTCAGTGGACTATAGGAAAATGACTTCTGTAAGTATCTGTTCTTTCCATTATGGATCTATTTCTACAGTTGCATTTCTGGTTGGGAAATCCTTTGTTcttaatgttttcttttatttgtcaCCTGTTTTACAGGCTGAACAAGGCTTCTATTTTGTTGGAGAAGAGTTGTCAGGCCTTCTTAAGCAAAAGTTTGAGCAGTTAATTGGGGAACATTCTGCCTGTCCACAAGAGGTGGAAGTTGTTATGGGAAGGACATTGCAGGTTTATCCCCTATGAAATATTTTCAAATGCACAGTTTTGCCGCGGTTACCATTTGAATATCAAATTATGTAGTTGAAATTTGTTTCCAGGTTCCACTGGGAGCTAATGGATGTGCATATTTTCCTTTTGAAGATCTCTGTGACAAACCTCTTGGCGCTGCAGACTATTTAGGATTGTTCAGTAAGTCATTATGGCTAGTGTGGGTCTCATCCATGCTGTGTTGggatttcaaaattcaaatagcCACAGAAATTACCTAACCTATGTTATTGGTCTCTTATTTGTTTTCTCTCCCTTTACTTGCTAGCCCTGTGAATGCATGTTTTTTGAgttccttttattgttttctgATATGATTGTTCATTTAGCTTAAGAGACCTCCCAAGTCCTAAATGGGACCATGCAAATGGTGGGTCCCTGGGCCCAGCCTGTTACATGTCCTAATTTCTAATCAAAGTTGAGTCTGGATCTCTTATGGGGTTCTGGATGTTTTGCTAATGATTATGCTTGTTCTCTTTCAATTATGACTATGTGCATAATtgacctccccccccccccccttttgacAGAAAAATTCCATACATTGGCATTGGAAGGCGTGCCAATTTTTGGGCTCCACAACAGGACAGCAGCATACCGGTTTGTCACTCTAATTGATGTCCGTGACTGTTCTTTTCACTAAGACTTTGTTGTTTCGAATTCATTACTGCATTCTCTTTCTGCTTTATATTTCTGAAAATTCTTCCTCTTGTAATGAAGTTGTGTGCTTGCATATCCAGTGGCAAATCTCAAccaaagttaaaataaaaccttaGAAAACAATAAATATATGCCTAATGCAACTCCAGgttctaaaccctagttttggatCGCTATGGGGCCACAAGAATGATAAATATCTCTAGGTAAGATGATAAATATCTCAAGGTAAGGTTTTAGTGGAAATTCTGTAAATATTCTTAAGTTCAGGACCcttgaataaaataaaaccagaATCTGAGACGTAAATGTAATTAAATTTGAAGGGGATGACAATTCTGGAATTTAAAATAGGAATGGGAATtaaacataaataaattaagaatGAAAAGGATTTTATGCAAATAATAAGTAGTTCATACCTTGCCTGTTGATAAATAGCAAAACCAGTGGTGAGTTACCTTGGTTGCAAGTGAGAGAACTTATTCAA containing:
- the LOC122646516 gene encoding AFG1-like ATPase isoform X1, which produces MRTLVQAVREVRTALRLQEGGSFLSAMGRRQKSLVNPVPVTVYETLHNDEIDRYKRHIMISRALHTPAANYTTGILGFSGLLAGAGRAGPLVEYYRRIAAQELVDGDHCQVVTLKELQRLYDELVQYADACRLDRYTTSDKAGRSRWLWSRFIPQYSYSPVKGLYLYGGVGTGKTMLMDLFFDQLPSNWRKKRTHFHDFMLNVHSRLQRHKGVADPLEVVAGEISDESILLCLDEFMVTDVADALILNRLFRYLYSNGIILVSTSNRAPDNLYEGGLQRDLFLPFIATLKERCAVHEIGSSVDYRKMTSAEQGFYFVGEELSGLLKQKFEQLIGEHSACPQEVEVVMGRTLQVPLGANGCAYFPFEDLCDKPLGAADYLGLFKKFHTLALEGVPIFGLHNRTAAYRFVTLIDVMYENKARLLCTAEGTPTELLERIVTISDAQHMAPRTSSRSRKNDDSDICVDNELGFAKERTVSRLTEMNSREYLEQHAAMLASETQISVRKANEDAVQA
- the LOC122646516 gene encoding AFG1-like ATPase isoform X2, translating into MRTLVQAVREVRTALRLQEGGSFLSAMGRRQKSLVNPVPVTVYETLHNDEIDRYKRHIMISRALHTPAANYTTAGAGRAGPLVEYYRRIAAQELVDGDHCQVVTLKELQRLYDELVQYADACRLDRYTTSDKAGRSRWLWSRFIPQYSYSPVKGLYLYGGVGTGKTMLMDLFFDQLPSNWRKKRTHFHDFMLNVHSRLQRHKGVADPLEVVAGEISDESILLCLDEFMVTDVADALILNRLFRYLYSNGIILVSTSNRAPDNLYEGGLQRDLFLPFIATLKERCAVHEIGSSVDYRKMTSAEQGFYFVGEELSGLLKQKFEQLIGEHSACPQEVEVVMGRTLQVPLGANGCAYFPFEDLCDKPLGAADYLGLFKKFHTLALEGVPIFGLHNRTAAYRFVTLIDVMYENKARLLCTAEGTPTELLERIVTISDAQHMAPRTSSRSRKNDDSDICVDNELGFAKERTVSRLTEMNSREYLEQHAAMLASETQISVRKANEDAVQA